From one Planktothrix sp. FACHB-1365 genomic stretch:
- a CDS encoding class III poly(R)-hydroxyalkanoic acid synthase subunit PhaC produces the protein MLPFLTQLSLEDTTHEYVELTQKLVKGMENLSRLREEDIEVGFSPKEVVYKEDKVILYRFKSQVEKPFQIPVLIVYALVNRPFMVDLQEDRSLVANLLKLGLDVYLLDWGYPTRADRWLTLDDYLNGYLDNCVDFICKTHQLDKINLLGICQGGTFSLCYSSMHPDKVKNLIVMVTPVDFKMKNTLLNMRGGCTLGSDALDVDLMIDAMGNVPGDFLNLEFLMLKPLQLGYQKYLDLPDIMSSQDKLLNFMRMEKWIFDSPDQAGEAYRQFLKDFYQGNKLIKGEVLIGEKQVNLKAVNMPVLNLYAEKDHLVDPSSSIALKQYVGSKDYTVQSFPVGHIGMYVSGKVQRDLPPTIANWLKARS, from the coding sequence ATGTTACCTTTTTTAACTCAATTAAGCTTGGAAGATACCACCCACGAATATGTGGAGTTAACGCAAAAACTCGTGAAAGGTATGGAAAATTTAAGCCGTTTACGAGAAGAAGATATTGAAGTGGGTTTTTCTCCTAAAGAAGTGGTTTATAAGGAAGATAAAGTGATTTTATATCGCTTTAAATCCCAGGTCGAAAAACCCTTTCAAATTCCGGTTTTAATTGTTTATGCCTTAGTTAACCGTCCGTTTATGGTTGACTTACAGGAAGATCGATCCTTAGTTGCCAATTTGTTAAAATTGGGATTAGATGTTTATTTACTCGACTGGGGATATCCAACTCGCGCGGATCGCTGGTTAACCTTAGATGACTACTTAAATGGTTATCTGGATAACTGTGTCGATTTTATTTGCAAAACCCATCAATTAGACAAAATTAATCTATTAGGAATTTGTCAAGGAGGAACCTTTAGTTTGTGTTATAGTTCCATGCACCCCGACAAGGTGAAGAACTTAATTGTGATGGTGACTCCCGTTGATTTTAAAATGAAAAATACCCTATTAAATATGCGGGGAGGTTGTACCCTGGGTTCTGATGCGTTAGATGTGGATTTAATGATTGATGCGATGGGGAATGTTCCAGGGGATTTCCTCAATCTTGAATTTTTGATGCTTAAACCGTTGCAATTGGGATATCAAAAATATTTGGATTTACCGGATATTATGAGCAGTCAAGATAAATTGCTTAATTTTATGCGGATGGAAAAATGGATTTTTGATAGTCCAGATCAAGCTGGAGAAGCCTATCGGCAGTTTTTAAAAGATTTCTACCAAGGCAATAAATTAATTAAAGGTGAAGTTTTGATTGGGGAGAAACAGGTGAATTTAAAAGCGGTGAATATGCCTGTTTTAAATCTGTATGCGGAGAAAGATCATTTAGTAGATCCATCATCATCTATTGCCTTAAAACAATATGTGGGTAGTAAAGATTATACCGTCCAATCTTTCCCCGTCGGACATATTGGAATGTATGTGAGTGGGAAAGTACAACGGGATTTACCCCCCACCATTGCCAATTGGTTAAAAGCCAGAAGTTAG
- the phaA gene encoding acetyl-CoA acetyltransferase PhaA, with translation MLDVYIVSAVRTPLGRFGGSLAGFSPSDLGAHVIKAALERGGVPSDALDLYILGNVLRAGHGQLIPRQAALKAGIPAHVDGYAVDMVCSSGMMTLINAATAIRAGEADLVLAGGIESMSQTGFYLSQRARWGYKFLMGAPEQLIDILVYDGLTDPTTGEGMGDETERVAAEHGFTRQNLDEVAFYSHKRANEATQRGTFKAEIAPIEIVSKKGTQILDQDEGIRPETTLESLAKLRPAFSKEGILTAGNSSQLSDGAAAVVLASAQAVEKYGLTPLAKLMSGTLAGGETWRFTEIPILATQKLLTKLNMTIADFDLVENNEAFAVSSCLFNQMLGVPFDKMNVNGGAIALGHPIGASGTRIIVTLLNALKEQDKTLGLAALCHGTGGGTALAIERV, from the coding sequence GTGCTTGATGTGTATATCGTTTCAGCAGTCCGCACCCCCCTCGGTCGTTTTGGCGGTTCCTTAGCAGGTTTTTCTCCTTCCGATCTCGGGGCCCACGTCATCAAAGCTGCATTGGAACGCGGAGGAGTTCCCAGCGATGCCTTAGACCTCTACATTTTGGGAAATGTTCTCCGCGCCGGACACGGACAACTCATTCCTCGCCAAGCTGCCCTGAAAGCCGGAATTCCCGCCCATGTGGATGGATATGCGGTGGATATGGTGTGTTCCTCCGGTATGATGACCCTGATTAATGCCGCAACCGCCATTCGGGCCGGAGAAGCCGATCTCGTCTTAGCCGGAGGCATAGAATCCATGTCTCAAACCGGATTTTATCTCTCCCAACGGGCGAGATGGGGATATAAATTCCTCATGGGTGCACCGGAACAGTTAATTGATATTCTGGTGTATGACGGGTTAACTGACCCCACCACTGGAGAGGGAATGGGGGATGAAACCGAACGAGTGGCTGCTGAACATGGGTTCACCCGGCAAAATTTAGATGAAGTGGCGTTTTATTCCCACAAACGCGCCAACGAAGCGACTCAACGGGGAACCTTTAAAGCGGAAATTGCCCCGATAGAAATTGTCAGCAAAAAAGGCACACAAATTCTCGATCAAGATGAAGGAATTCGCCCGGAAACAACCTTAGAAAGTTTAGCTAAATTACGTCCGGCTTTTAGTAAAGAGGGAATATTAACGGCGGGAAATAGTAGTCAACTTTCCGATGGTGCTGCGGCTGTCGTTTTAGCCAGTGCTCAAGCGGTGGAAAAATACGGTTTAACACCCTTAGCTAAACTGATGTCAGGGACTTTAGCCGGAGGTGAAACTTGGCGATTTACGGAAATTCCGATACTCGCAACCCAGAAACTTCTGACTAAATTGAATATGACAATTGCTGATTTTGATTTAGTAGAAAATAATGAAGCCTTTGCGGTCAGTAGTTGTTTATTCAATCAAATGTTAGGTGTTCCCTTTGACAAAATGAATGTAAATGGGGGTGCGATCGCTTTAGGACATCCTATTGGCGCATCAGGAACCCGAATTATTGTCACCTTGTTGAATGCCTTAAAAGAGCAGGATAAAACCCTGGGGTTAGCCGCCTTATGTCATGGAACGGGAGGCGGGACGGCTTTAGCCATTGAACGAGTTTAA
- a CDS encoding BON domain-containing protein, which produces MGWLSRLFGRHEEEKAKTAQPVQNVQASAPATTATATIPPERMGLDGKYDQSGLAKRVAYAFDQDSELDDMDSVWVAQTDSTVVLKGKVPSQQLLSRMVTVAKGVNGATSVDTSQLTVG; this is translated from the coding sequence ATGGGTTGGTTAAGCCGATTATTTGGTCGTCATGAAGAAGAAAAAGCTAAAACTGCTCAACCTGTACAAAATGTTCAGGCGAGTGCTCCCGCAACAACAGCAACTGCTACAATTCCCCCTGAACGGATGGGTTTAGATGGCAAATATGATCAAAGTGGTTTAGCAAAACGAGTGGCTTATGCGTTTGATCAAGATTCTGAATTAGATGATATGGATAGCGTTTGGGTTGCTCAAACTGATAGTACAGTTGTGTTAAAAGGGAAGGTTCCCAGTCAACAACTGTTGAGTAGAATGGTGACAGTTGCTAAAGGCGTTAATGGAGCAACGTCAGTGGATACTAGCCAATTAACGGTTGGTTAA
- a CDS encoding AAA family ATPase produces MNKLLDSQAVASVNQQGLHRLLRSVSLSQGQFSLVLVRCNSSQLRQQVLQAVQADSEIAIELLILSAQTSTLYTTLSQYVQTHSPSALMILGLETVENLDALLSSTNQVRDEFRKQFNFPLILWITDDIATQLIRLAPDFKSWAAATIKFQLTTAELLDYLKLQANTFFTLAELKIKAWKPETQQAFQSSVSRSYPSDFAINSNRRRELELHWQDLQNRGYELDPALEAFRQFIFAQDGDANDHSEKARQHYQQSLAFLQHECLQKDVGCWFTVNRQGIVLFHIALTYWIQATRNPGIKHTLLLEAKNYFEQSQQIFEQAGRPDLSAGVLSHLGEVLQRLQLWEELQELAISGLKMHLIYGTASQLAQDYGFMAEVALRRSQWNQALALAQLALTILPELNRTASRGQCLLLLARCYQQQGEWLQARQELELALEQTKPQYNPQLYLDILGELRNIYYHQGQYRQAFRIKKKQRELEHQYGFRAFIGAAQLQPPKQAINPSSLQGENIVTIAEEMMASCRQQDIQNLLNRLSRDDHKLIIVHGRSGVGKSSLVNAGLVPALKNTAISARGCLPVVIQGYTDWARELERSLANALLNCDAFKYPDESIKKLWYNVIAQSSTKPKKLCKKNAETANSFILNSSSFVLKQLNKNADRNLLTVLIFDQFEEFFFVSHHQTRRKIFYDFLKVCLDLPFVKIIFSIREDYLHYLLECDYLLNLEAINNNILDKKIRYHLRDFTLAEAKTVIDRLTQRAKLKLEPALINALVTDLADERQEVRPIELQVVGAQLQEEGEHGITTLSTYQKLGINPKAELIKHSIEQVIQDCGQENEDAAWEVLFALTDEKFTRPIKTKAELITAARRRQQEADKGTRGLGDKGINRILAGGQHFDKLSAKLSTIVEDREEPEAFIDVILESGLLLRRREEPEDRYQLLHDYLVLPIRQRYALQEQQRQQDIQQRLNQVQAEKYQAEAALEKMSREQLLKRNQLLQQLLGVSMVVALLLGFTTKVATHQQRRADQQKQLADLATLTASSEALFFSQYKFDALMESLRAARQFQQLKATTALSPELTTMETRIAATLQQAVYGIGERNRLEGHLDVAWDVSFSPDGKTMASGSFDKTVKLWTPEGQLLQTLVGHTASVTSVSFSPDGQLLASASQDGTIKLWPLEAGITKVRGQMSVPRVTLPGHRKSVSSVTFSPDGRLIASGSEDRQLKLWSRDGKLLRTFVNRAALTSVTFSPDGQVLAIALANGMVTILELDGTILYNLDHTEDPKETVYKVQFSPNGKFIATVGQDQTLKLWSRRGQLLKTLKGDGSRVYGVHFSPDSKLLATSSDDKNIYLWTVEGTLLKQWQGHGDKVTNVRFSPDGKILASSSYDKTVKLWNIDRIPLKTLTGHQHRVLGVSFSPNGEIFASASQDKTVKLWSRTGALLTTLTGHQDRVATVSFSPDGELLATASYDHRVKLWKLSDDTENSQTSSRRLFQFGAFGGIPGLFHRGTTALPSQKKRVSVESIQLLNSWSAHDDSIMSVTFSPDGETIATASKDKTVKLWNRQGELLHTLIGHHLWVNSVTFSPDGRVIVTSSDDGTIKLWNHQGTLLKTIAGHQGLILSVSFSPDGQVIASAGYDNTVKLWDRKGNYLKTLLKGSSDSVTSVVFSPDSQLIASASFDGTVKLWSRQDGTLLKTLVGHRDSVMGISFSPDGQVLVSASRDKTLIMWNLDLDNLIDRACDWVYDYLRTNPKVGNSDRYLCHL; encoded by the coding sequence ATGAATAAATTATTGGATTCTCAAGCAGTAGCATCAGTGAATCAACAAGGTTTGCATCGATTACTACGCTCGGTTTCCCTATCTCAAGGGCAATTTTCCTTAGTCTTAGTGCGATGCAATTCTAGTCAACTCAGACAACAAGTGCTTCAGGCTGTACAAGCTGATTCTGAAATTGCCATTGAACTTCTCATCCTCTCTGCTCAAACGTCAACCCTGTATACAACCTTATCGCAATACGTTCAAACCCATTCCCCTTCAGCATTGATGATTTTAGGGTTAGAAACCGTTGAAAATCTCGATGCTCTTCTGAGTTCAACGAATCAGGTTCGAGATGAATTTCGCAAACAATTTAATTTTCCACTGATTTTATGGATTACGGATGATATTGCGACACAGTTAATTCGTCTAGCACCGGATTTTAAAAGTTGGGCAGCTGCAACGATTAAATTTCAATTAACAACGGCGGAGTTATTAGATTATTTAAAATTACAAGCCAATACCTTTTTTACCTTGGCAGAACTCAAAATCAAAGCTTGGAAACCAGAAACACAACAAGCCTTTCAATCTTCCGTTTCTCGGAGTTATCCTTCTGACTTTGCTATCAATTCTAATCGTCGCCGAGAACTTGAACTCCATTGGCAAGATTTACAAAATCGAGGTTATGAATTAGACCCAGCTTTGGAAGCGTTTCGTCAGTTTATTTTCGCTCAAGATGGCGATGCTAATGACCACAGCGAAAAAGCTCGCCAACACTATCAACAAAGTTTAGCTTTTCTACAACATGAATGTCTTCAAAAAGATGTAGGGTGTTGGTTCACGGTCAACCGTCAGGGAATTGTTCTCTTTCATATTGCCTTAACTTATTGGATTCAAGCCACAAGAAATCCAGGGATAAAACACACGTTATTACTAGAAGCCAAAAATTATTTTGAGCAAAGTCAGCAAATTTTTGAACAAGCTGGACGACCTGATTTAAGCGCGGGAGTCCTCTCCCATTTAGGAGAAGTTTTACAACGTTTACAATTATGGGAGGAGTTACAAGAATTAGCCATCTCCGGGTTAAAAATGCACCTGATTTATGGAACTGCTAGCCAACTCGCTCAAGATTATGGGTTTATGGCAGAGGTGGCGTTACGACGGTCGCAATGGAATCAAGCCCTTGCTTTAGCGCAATTGGCGTTAACAATTTTACCCGAATTGAATCGAACAGCGAGTCGAGGACAATGTTTATTATTATTAGCACGCTGTTATCAACAGCAGGGAGAATGGCTACAGGCGCGGCAAGAATTAGAATTAGCTTTAGAGCAAACAAAACCTCAATATAATCCGCAGTTGTATCTGGATATTTTGGGAGAATTACGGAATATTTACTATCATCAAGGTCAGTATCGCCAAGCATTTAGAATAAAAAAAAAGCAACGAGAACTTGAGCATCAATATGGGTTCCGAGCGTTTATTGGGGCTGCCCAACTTCAACCGCCTAAACAAGCAATTAATCCCTCTAGTCTTCAAGGGGAAAATATCGTAACCATTGCGGAAGAAATGATGGCATCCTGTCGCCAACAGGATATTCAAAATTTGCTGAATCGATTAAGTCGAGATGATCACAAATTGATTATTGTTCATGGGCGTTCTGGGGTGGGTAAAAGTTCTTTAGTGAATGCAGGTTTAGTTCCGGCTTTGAAGAATACGGCGATTAGTGCTAGAGGGTGTTTACCCGTTGTAATTCAGGGTTATACGGATTGGGCTAGGGAATTAGAACGCAGTTTAGCCAATGCTTTACTGAATTGTGATGCCTTCAAATATCCTGATGAATCAATTAAAAAACTCTGGTATAATGTGATTGCTCAATCCTCAACTAAACCGAAAAAATTATGCAAAAAAAATGCGGAAACAGCTAATTCTTTTATTCTTAATTCGTCTTCTTTTGTGCTAAAACAACTGAATAAAAATGCGGATCGAAATTTACTAACAGTTTTGATTTTTGATCAATTTGAAGAATTCTTTTTTGTCTCTCATCATCAAACTAGAAGAAAAATATTTTATGATTTTTTGAAAGTTTGTTTGGATTTACCTTTTGTCAAAATTATTTTTTCTATCCGGGAAGATTATCTGCACTATCTTTTGGAATGTGATTATTTATTAAATTTAGAAGCCATTAATAATAACATTCTGGATAAGAAAATACGCTATCATTTGCGGGATTTTACTTTAGCTGAAGCAAAAACAGTAATTGACCGATTAACCCAACGGGCTAAATTAAAATTAGAACCCGCTTTAATTAATGCCTTAGTCACCGATTTAGCAGATGAACGTCAGGAAGTTAGACCCATTGAATTGCAAGTTGTGGGTGCTCAACTTCAGGAAGAAGGAGAACATGGAATTACCACCTTATCGACTTATCAAAAATTAGGAATTAATCCCAAAGCCGAATTAATTAAACATTCCATTGAACAGGTAATTCAAGATTGTGGTCAAGAAAACGAAGATGCCGCCTGGGAAGTATTATTTGCCCTAACGGATGAAAAATTTACTCGCCCCATTAAAACAAAAGCTGAATTAATTACAGCAGCTAGGAGGAGACAACAAGAGGCTGATAAGGGGACTAGGGGACTAGGAGATAAGGGGATCAACAGGATTTTAGCGGGTGGTCAACACTTCGACAAACTCAGTGCAAAGCTGTCAACAATTGTTGAAGATCGAGAGGAACCAGAAGCCTTTATTGATGTAATATTAGAATCCGGTTTGCTGTTACGAAGACGGGAGGAACCCGAAGATCGATATCAATTGCTGCATGATTATTTAGTCTTACCGATTCGCCAACGATATGCCTTGCAAGAACAACAGCGCCAGCAAGATATTCAGCAGCGTTTAAACCAAGTTCAAGCTGAAAAATATCAAGCCGAAGCCGCTTTAGAAAAAATGAGTCGAGAGCAATTGTTAAAACGGAATCAACTCTTACAACAGTTGTTAGGAGTCTCGATGGTCGTTGCCCTATTATTGGGTTTTACAACAAAAGTAGCGACTCATCAACAGCGACGGGCTGATCAACAAAAACAACTGGCAGATTTAGCGACCTTAACGGCTTCTTCTGAAGCGCTTTTCTTCTCACAATATAAGTTTGATGCCTTAATGGAAAGTTTAAGGGCGGCTCGACAATTTCAACAATTGAAAGCCACAACAGCGCTGAGTCCTGAACTGACCACGATGGAAACTCGAATTGCAGCCACATTACAGCAGGCGGTGTATGGTATTGGAGAACGCAACCGTTTAGAAGGACATCTGGATGTCGCCTGGGATGTCTCTTTTAGTCCCGATGGTAAAACCATGGCTTCTGGGAGCTTTGATAAAACCGTTAAATTGTGGACACCTGAAGGTCAACTTTTACAAACCTTAGTCGGTCATACGGCCAGTGTCACGAGCGTTAGTTTCAGTCCCGATGGTCAATTACTCGCCTCTGCATCCCAGGATGGAACAATTAAACTTTGGCCGTTAGAGGCGGGAATCACAAAAGTTAGGGGCCAGATGTCTGTTCCCCGGGTAACACTCCCAGGTCATCGCAAAAGCGTTTCCTCTGTCACCTTTTCACCGGATGGCCGTTTGATAGCTTCGGGATCTGAAGATCGTCAATTAAAATTATGGAGTCGAGACGGGAAATTATTACGAACCTTTGTGAATCGGGCGGCGTTAACGTCCGTGACGTTTAGCCCCGATGGTCAAGTTTTAGCCATCGCTCTTGCTAATGGCATGGTAACAATTTTGGAATTGGATGGAACAATTCTCTACAATTTAGACCATACCGAAGATCCGAAGGAAACGGTTTATAAAGTCCAATTTTCTCCGAATGGTAAATTCATAGCCACGGTGGGACAAGATCAAACCCTGAAACTGTGGAGCCGTCGCGGTCAACTGTTGAAAACCTTAAAGGGAGATGGCTCCAGAGTTTATGGGGTTCATTTTTCCCCCGATAGCAAATTATTAGCGACTTCTAGTGACGATAAGAATATTTATTTATGGACAGTGGAAGGAACGTTATTAAAACAATGGCAAGGACATGGGGATAAAGTCACGAATGTTCGATTTTCTCCCGATGGCAAGATTTTAGCGTCTTCTAGTTATGACAAAACGGTGAAACTGTGGAATATTGATCGCATTCCTCTGAAAACCCTCACCGGACATCAACATCGAGTTTTAGGGGTGAGTTTTAGCCCTAATGGTGAGATATTTGCCTCAGCAAGTCAGGATAAAACCGTGAAGTTGTGGAGTCGTACAGGAGCGTTATTAACGACATTAACCGGACATCAAGATCGGGTGGCGACGGTGAGTTTTAGCCCGGATGGTGAACTGTTGGCGACGGCCAGCTATGACCATAGGGTGAAATTGTGGAAACTGAGTGATGACACCGAAAACTCCCAAACATCCTCTAGGCGATTATTTCAGTTTGGGGCGTTCGGGGGAATTCCTGGGCTGTTTCATCGCGGGACAACGGCGTTACCTTCTCAGAAAAAGCGAGTTTCTGTAGAATCCATTCAATTGCTCAACAGTTGGAGCGCTCATGATGATAGCATTATGAGTGTTACCTTCAGCCCTGATGGGGAAACGATTGCCACAGCCAGTAAGGATAAAACGGTGAAATTGTGGAACCGCCAGGGGGAGTTATTACACACCTTAATCGGACATCATTTATGGGTTAATAGTGTTACGTTTAGCCCGGATGGTCGAGTGATTGTGACTTCTAGTGACGATGGAACGATTAAGCTGTGGAATCATCAGGGAACTTTGTTAAAAACCATTGCGGGCCATCAAGGTTTGATTCTCAGCGTCAGTTTTAGCCCCGATGGTCAAGTGATTGCGTCCGCCGGCTATGACAATACGGTTAAACTTTGGGATCGCAAGGGGAACTATCTCAAGACATTATTAAAGGGATCAAGTGATAGTGTGACCAGTGTAGTGTTTAGTCCTGATAGTCAGTTAATCGCCTCAGCCAGTTTCGATGGTACGGTTAAACTTTGGAGTCGTCAGGATGGCACCTTATTAAAAACCTTAGTCGGCCATCGGGATAGCGTCATGGGGATTAGCTTCAGTCCCGATGGTCAGGTTTTAGTGTCCGCCAGTCGGGATAAAACCTTAATTATGTGGAATCTCGATTTGGATAACCTGATTGATCGCGCTTGTGATTGGGTTTACGATTATCTGCGAACAAATCCTAAAGTTGGCAATAGCGATCGCTATCTGTGCCATCTATAG
- a CDS encoding DUF2267 domain-containing protein produces the protein MATQQAQQKQPDANVEISEKHQPFLEKVMTEGGLSDLYDARDITEVVFRVMRDVMTTETADHVAEELHKEVMPTSNKRLQMEIAELWQDTNPIVGFLSRIRPPLKGPGLSGIDSEKFLVRVANEGGLPPTTNAETVIKAVFSATKAELSKERIEEITGWLPADIQEIWKQA, from the coding sequence ATGGCGACACAACAAGCTCAACAAAAACAACCGGATGCGAATGTTGAAATTTCAGAAAAACATCAGCCCTTTTTAGAAAAAGTTATGACTGAAGGAGGTCTTTCTGATCTCTATGATGCCAGAGATATTACAGAAGTTGTCTTTCGGGTGATGCGGGATGTTATGACTACAGAAACCGCCGACCATGTTGCTGAAGAATTACATAAAGAAGTGATGCCAACTTCTAATAAAAGACTCCAAATGGAAATTGCTGAGTTATGGCAAGATACAAATCCGATTGTCGGTTTTTTAAGCCGAATTCGTCCTCCTTTAAAAGGCCCTGGTTTATCAGGAATTGATTCGGAAAAATTTTTAGTTCGTGTGGCGAATGAAGGCGGTTTACCTCCAACAACAAATGCAGAAACCGTGATTAAAGCTGTCTTTTCAGCAACAAAAGCTGAACTGTCTAAAGAACGCATTGAAGAAATTACAGGGTGGCTACCAGCCGATATTCAAGAAATTTGGAAACAAGCCTAG
- the phaE gene encoding class III poly(R)-hydroxyalkanoic acid synthase subunit PhaE: MDKETATWNDLTGNWVNAWTDAGTQIWKAWFNQMGVATAENGNAETKPNMTALTERFTQNQQLLMRFLKLSFEAWQDILPKVQAGDDWQKTLTNYTAQIRKQLDDFSLGNQKINQDTTQLWQLYSQQIQKFNQVWMAYMESSLGPLNQTWTGNSQPWIELNNLYWEMFYQPTFGNFLQSPTLGITREFNNKILKGFDQWTNLYRASNNYQILLSDIQVKSFEALIQKLVELAEKGEPVTDWRKFQDLWSIVSDDIFEKTFVSEENLKVHGDFLNALNAYRIQQQELMESWMKAMNMPSRSEVDEIHKTVYELRKEVKRLKKTLAKYEPEG; the protein is encoded by the coding sequence ATGGATAAAGAAACCGCAACTTGGAATGATTTAACCGGAAATTGGGTGAATGCTTGGACGGATGCAGGAACTCAAATTTGGAAAGCCTGGTTTAATCAAATGGGAGTAGCAACCGCAGAAAACGGAAATGCGGAAACCAAACCCAATATGACCGCTTTAACAGAACGGTTTACGCAAAATCAACAATTATTAATGCGTTTTCTGAAGCTGTCTTTTGAGGCTTGGCAAGATATTTTACCGAAAGTTCAAGCGGGGGATGATTGGCAAAAAACCTTAACCAATTATACCGCACAAATTCGCAAACAATTAGATGATTTTTCCCTAGGAAATCAAAAGATCAATCAAGATACCACTCAACTTTGGCAATTATATTCTCAACAAATCCAAAAGTTTAATCAAGTTTGGATGGCTTATATGGAGTCTTCCCTTGGCCCATTAAACCAAACTTGGACAGGAAATAGTCAACCTTGGATCGAACTGAATAACCTGTATTGGGAGATGTTTTATCAACCTACCTTTGGGAATTTTTTGCAAAGTCCGACCCTAGGAATTACACGGGAGTTTAACAATAAAATTCTCAAAGGATTTGATCAATGGACAAATCTTTATCGCGCTAGTAACAATTATCAAATTTTATTATCCGATATTCAAGTTAAGTCCTTTGAAGCCTTAATTCAAAAATTAGTTGAATTAGCTGAAAAAGGCGAACCTGTTACCGACTGGCGGAAGTTTCAAGATCTCTGGAGTATCGTTTCTGACGATATTTTTGAGAAGACTTTTGTTTCGGAAGAAAATCTTAAAGTTCATGGAGATTTTCTCAATGCTTTAAATGCCTATCGCATTCAACAACAAGAATTAATGGAATCTTGGATGAAAGCGATGAATATGCCTTCTCGCAGCGAAGTCGATGAAATTCATAAAACGGTTTATGAACTGCGGAAAGAAGTTAAACGGTTGAAAAAAACCTTAGCAAAGTATGAACCAGAAGGTTAA
- the phaB gene encoding acetoacetyl-CoA reductase PhaB: MVSLGLEDKVIFVTGGGRGIGATIVSLLTELGAKVAFVDINIPDDHPAAFATKADVTNLEEMEAVGKEIAEKLGPVYGVVANAGITRDNFFGKLSPADWDAVINVNLKGVVNTIKPFVAGMYEQKAGSIVAISSISGDRGNAGQTNYAATKAAVIGLVKSLAREAARYNVRANAIAPGFINTEMTKVIADNIKEKIVAEIPFRRFGEPEDIAWACAFLLSPVASSYVTGEVLRVNGAHHT, encoded by the coding sequence ATGGTTTCTTTAGGTTTAGAAGATAAAGTCATTTTTGTCACGGGTGGCGGTCGAGGAATTGGAGCAACCATTGTCTCGTTATTAACCGAATTAGGGGCAAAAGTCGCGTTTGTAGATATTAATATTCCCGATGATCATCCGGCTGCTTTTGCAACGAAAGCCGATGTCACGAATTTAGAAGAAATGGAGGCCGTTGGCAAAGAAATTGCGGAAAAATTAGGGCCAGTTTATGGGGTTGTGGCTAACGCTGGGATTACCCGTGATAACTTTTTTGGGAAACTGTCTCCCGCCGATTGGGATGCGGTAATTAATGTTAATTTAAAAGGGGTTGTGAATACAATTAAACCCTTTGTTGCGGGAATGTATGAACAAAAAGCCGGGTCAATTGTTGCCATTAGTTCAATTTCAGGCGATCGCGGTAATGCGGGTCAAACCAACTATGCCGCAACGAAAGCGGCTGTGATTGGTTTAGTCAAATCTTTAGCTAGAGAAGCGGCGCGTTATAATGTACGGGCAAATGCGATCGCCCCTGGATTTATTAATACAGAAATGACCAAAGTGATCGCTGATAATATCAAGGAAAAAATAGTCGCAGAAATTCCCTTCCGTCGCTTTGGAGAACCGGAAGACATTGCTTGGGCTTGTGCTTTTCTGTTGTCTCCGGTTGCCAGTAGTTATGTTACTGGAGAAGTTTTGCGAGTGAATGGAGCCCATCATACTTAA
- a CDS encoding GDSL-type esterase/lipase family protein: MRTLSPQSFSHFPKPYHPHLPMRIVALGDSLIYGFGDPVGGGWVERLRRLWMSPNHPGHALYNLGVRGNGVAQVSQRLEKEWSHRGEFRNRQPELMILSVGVNDSPRLGRADGREFTEFEHFHTQMNHLLDQAVNLCPVLFVGMVPVDESKMPFLDCFYYNHADQYRYKQATQLACEQRQIPYLDIFDLWLKRGEHWRRLHLSADGLHPNIRGYQALLHDILNWEPMSHLHTDLPSWETSA; the protein is encoded by the coding sequence ATGCGAACCCTTTCTCCTCAATCTTTTTCCCATTTTCCTAAGCCTTATCACCCCCATCTTCCCATGAGGATTGTTGCTCTCGGAGACAGTCTAATTTATGGATTTGGTGATCCCGTTGGGGGTGGCTGGGTAGAACGCTTACGTCGCCTGTGGATGTCTCCCAACCATCCCGGTCATGCCCTCTATAATTTAGGGGTGCGAGGAAACGGTGTGGCTCAAGTTTCCCAACGGTTGGAAAAAGAATGGAGTCACCGAGGAGAATTCCGAAATCGTCAGCCTGAATTAATGATTTTGTCGGTTGGGGTGAATGATTCTCCCCGGTTAGGACGAGCAGATGGACGGGAGTTTACAGAATTTGAACACTTTCATACCCAAATGAATCATTTGTTAGATCAGGCTGTCAATTTGTGTCCGGTTTTATTTGTGGGAATGGTGCCTGTGGATGAAAGTAAGATGCCATTTCTCGATTGTTTTTATTATAATCACGCTGACCAGTATCGCTACAAACAAGCCACCCAGTTAGCTTGTGAACAACGTCAGATTCCTTATCTCGATATTTTTGACCTGTGGTTGAAACGAGGAGAACATTGGCGACGGTTACATTTAAGTGCTGATGGTCTTCATCCCAATATCCGAGGCTATCAAGCTTTATTACACGATATTCTCAACTGGGAACCTATGTCTCATCTTCATACCGATCTGCCTTCTTGGGAAACAAGTGCTTGA